A genome region from Planctomycetia bacterium includes the following:
- a CDS encoding sugar nucleotide-binding protein has translation MDRLLVTRTDSLVGANAALVLADRMDVIGLSNPSSQAPLGTNVLDYSSDDPAAIVASVRQERPQMVLHSGPFAASGWDVGGLGAAQLAPRTDTRRETATVKALAEGCREVGAQLVVVITDGLFAGPHMFHNESARPNAGGAFGRGAAAVELAALAAGALVVRSHVYGWSPTSYGVNYAERMFHELTGELSCPVDAVRHATPILATDLAERLFVAHRLGLKGLYHITGAERTSPYRFAAELTAALGVPGRFVQLTSKPERGTRVNVEETSLNTLHFRHATRAPLPMLREGLSRFIAQAFAGFREQLGCKDKAKIVVGRELLSVAA, from the coding sequence GTGGACAGACTTCTCGTGACGCGCACCGACTCACTGGTCGGAGCCAACGCCGCGCTTGTTTTAGCGGATCGCATGGATGTGATCGGCTTAAGCAATCCGTCGTCGCAAGCACCGCTCGGCACCAATGTGCTCGACTACTCAAGCGACGATCCGGCGGCGATCGTTGCCTCGGTACGTCAAGAGCGCCCGCAAATGGTGCTGCATTCCGGTCCGTTCGCCGCTTCCGGTTGGGACGTCGGCGGTCTTGGGGCGGCGCAACTCGCGCCGCGCACCGATACGCGCCGCGAAACCGCGACCGTTAAGGCGCTGGCCGAAGGTTGCCGAGAGGTCGGGGCGCAATTGGTCGTCGTGATTACCGATGGACTGTTTGCCGGTCCGCATATGTTCCATAACGAAAGTGCTCGCCCGAACGCCGGTGGGGCTTTCGGTCGCGGCGCCGCGGCGGTCGAACTCGCGGCACTCGCAGCCGGCGCGCTGGTCGTGCGTAGTCATGTCTATGGCTGGAGCCCGACGTCGTACGGCGTGAATTATGCCGAACGGATGTTTCATGAACTGACCGGCGAGTTGTCGTGTCCCGTCGATGCGGTTCGCCATGCGACTCCCATTCTCGCGACCGACCTCGCGGAACGCTTATTCGTCGCTCATCGCCTCGGCCTGAAAGGTCTGTATCACATTACGGGCGCCGAGCGAACGAGCCCTTATCGCTTCGCCGCCGAGTTGACCGCCGCGCTCGGCGTGCCGGGCCGGTTCGTGCAGCTGACTTCCAAGCCGGAGCGGGGGACGCGCGTCAACGTCGAAGAGACGTCGCTGAATACGCTGCATTTCCGCCACGCCACGCGAGCGCCGCTGCCGATGCTACGCGAAGGGCTGAGCCGTTTTATCGCACAAGCCTTCGCCGGCTTTCGCGAACAACTGGGCTGCAAGGACAAGGCGAAGATCGTCGTCGGACGAGAACTGCTGTCCGTCGCCGCATGA